One genomic segment of Rubripirellula amarantea includes these proteins:
- a CDS encoding GIY-YIG nuclease family protein, with protein MDAILRGEPMIGFGRDPLNPYSPRPLEAVGAKSTRRLKDRVTESCPRVPGVYGMLDRKGELIYVGKSKSLRSRLLSYFAESNKKEKGGRIISAARAIQWETQPSEFASLLREMQLIRQFSPRWNVQGVPKRQRPVYLCLGRSPATFFLAPLPPEGCIAAEGPFFGVGRMKVAVDSLNNVFKLRDCGQKQVFRFAEQLQLFELDHRPGCLRVEVGTCLGPCAAACTHREYDVAVSAAESFMDGFNNEPLTTLRDQFDKAMKNRQYELAGRNHTMIESLEYVERKLTMLNSARRKYSFVYPVAGYDGCGIWYLIHSGEVADVIAAPRNEADRRSLRPTMKRWEKLMQTQLTRGHGPFAHTLPVVASWFRKNKSELKEKAVSPAKAS; from the coding sequence ATGGACGCGATTCTGCGCGGCGAGCCGATGATCGGCTTCGGCCGAGATCCGCTCAACCCGTATTCGCCCCGGCCTCTCGAAGCCGTGGGAGCGAAGTCGACGCGTCGTTTGAAGGACCGTGTGACCGAATCCTGTCCGCGGGTGCCGGGTGTCTACGGGATGCTCGATCGCAAGGGCGAATTGATCTACGTTGGCAAAAGCAAGTCGCTACGATCGCGATTGCTCAGCTACTTTGCCGAATCCAACAAGAAGGAAAAGGGCGGCCGGATCATCAGCGCCGCTCGCGCGATCCAGTGGGAAACGCAACCCAGCGAGTTCGCATCGTTGTTACGCGAGATGCAATTGATTCGCCAGTTCTCGCCGCGTTGGAACGTGCAGGGTGTGCCTAAACGCCAACGCCCCGTCTATTTATGCTTGGGCCGTTCGCCAGCAACATTCTTCCTGGCACCGTTACCACCGGAAGGCTGCATCGCCGCCGAAGGGCCGTTCTTTGGCGTCGGTCGGATGAAGGTCGCCGTCGATTCGTTGAACAACGTTTTCAAGCTACGTGATTGTGGACAAAAGCAAGTGTTTCGCTTTGCCGAGCAATTGCAGTTGTTCGAACTCGATCATCGCCCGGGTTGTTTGCGAGTCGAGGTGGGAACGTGCTTGGGTCCGTGCGCTGCAGCTTGCACTCACCGCGAATACGACGTTGCCGTAAGCGCCGCCGAAAGCTTCATGGATGGCTTTAACAACGAACCCCTTACGACCTTGCGAGATCAGTTCGACAAAGCGATGAAGAACCGGCAATACGAACTGGCCGGTCGCAATCATACGATGATCGAATCTCTGGAGTACGTCGAACGCAAGCTCACGATGCTCAACAGCGCTCGCCGAAAGTACTCGTTCGTTTATCCGGTCGCCGGTTACGACGGGTGTGGAATCTGGTACTTGATTCACAGCGGCGAGGTGGCGGACGTGATCGCGGCACCTCGCAACGAAGCCGATCGACGCTCGCTGAGACCCACGATGAAACGCTGGGAGAAACTCATGCAGACTCAACTGACTCGCGGCCATGGCCCCTTTGCGCACACCTTACCAGTGGTGGCGTCATGGTTCCGCAAGAACAAGTCCGAGCTAAAAGAAAAAGCCGTCTCACCCGCGAAGGCTTCTTGA
- a CDS encoding tagaturonate epimerase family protein — MTKKCVALGMQPSFGFGDRTGLATPGHVASMKRCGEGIAAIYPQQSIREMTRTQRTPTEVMDDAMNAAEAAGWTGPIGADADHLKVPNDVDVTAAVGFTFFTIDPSDDVDQKADDYDEATLREKFASSKSDASWYDKYLGKSIKLDTGTVIDINEEACMRAAVKYGKAISRALELGDYIKQVNEKAGNDYEIELSVDETDQPTTLAEHYIIADQVLSGGMKLVSLAPRFIGHFEKGVDFKGDLNALEASLNDHAAIAKSLGPYKISLHSGSDKVSMYGLLAKATGGCFHVKTAGTSYLEALRVVARHDSAAFREIIDFSRERYDTDKATYHVSATLADAPTTDQADDKTLESEYLEMWADVPVGKGFTKPGRQILHCTFGSVLTHDKYGKIVHDCLKAHPDTYIEVLDDHFGRHLDALRSGM, encoded by the coding sequence ATGACTAAGAAATGCGTAGCACTGGGAATGCAACCCAGCTTTGGATTCGGCGACCGCACTGGACTGGCAACCCCCGGCCACGTGGCTTCGATGAAGCGTTGTGGCGAAGGCATTGCCGCGATCTATCCTCAACAATCTATCCGCGAGATGACTCGCACCCAGCGCACGCCGACTGAGGTCATGGACGACGCTATGAACGCGGCGGAAGCGGCCGGTTGGACTGGTCCCATCGGCGCCGATGCCGATCACTTGAAGGTCCCCAACGATGTGGACGTTACCGCAGCGGTAGGATTCACCTTTTTCACGATTGACCCGTCCGACGACGTTGACCAAAAGGCGGACGATTACGACGAAGCCACGCTTCGAGAGAAGTTTGCGTCGTCCAAGAGCGATGCCAGTTGGTACGACAAGTACTTGGGCAAGTCGATCAAGCTGGACACCGGCACGGTCATCGACATCAACGAAGAAGCCTGCATGAGAGCGGCCGTGAAGTATGGCAAAGCGATCTCGCGAGCTCTTGAACTGGGCGACTACATCAAGCAAGTGAACGAGAAGGCTGGCAACGATTATGAAATCGAATTGTCGGTCGACGAAACCGATCAGCCCACCACCTTGGCGGAACACTACATCATCGCCGATCAAGTTCTTAGTGGCGGCATGAAGCTGGTTTCGCTGGCGCCTCGTTTCATTGGACACTTCGAAAAGGGTGTCGATTTCAAGGGCGACCTCAACGCACTCGAAGCATCGTTGAACGATCACGCTGCGATCGCAAAGTCGCTCGGACCCTACAAGATCAGCCTGCACAGTGGCAGCGACAAGGTTTCGATGTACGGTTTGTTGGCCAAGGCCACCGGCGGTTGTTTCCACGTCAAGACAGCGGGCACCAGCTACCTTGAAGCCCTTCGAGTGGTGGCTCGCCACGACAGTGCCGCGTTCCGCGAGATCATTGATTTCTCGCGAGAACGTTACGACACCGACAAGGCCACGTACCACGTTTCAGCCACCCTGGCGGACGCTCCGACCACAGACCAAGCCGACGATAAGACGCTTGAATCAGAGTACCTTGAAATGTGGGCTGACGTTCCCGTTGGCAAAGGCTTCACCAAACCCGGTCGTCAGATCTTGCACTGCACGTTCGGTTCCGTCCTGACCCACGACAAGTACGGCAAGATCGTTCACGACTGCTTGAAGGCTCATCCGGATACTTACATCGAAGTTCTGGACGATCACTTCGGCCGCCACCTCGACGCACTCCGCAGCGGAATGTAG
- a CDS encoding zinc-binding alcohol dehydrogenase family protein: MRAIQISDVKTLRSIEIDEPSAPGAGQALVRTHRMGVCGTDVSCYLGKFPFFDFPRIPGHELGVEVIAVGDGVTNVKAGDKCSVEPYMNCGTCYACRRGAINCCQNLKVIGVMTDGGLCESFLVRADKLHTSTKLNYDQLALVETLAIGCHANDRGNPTTGDHAMIIGTGPIGLATLEFARLTGASISVMDMNPDRLAFVEKNYGITNTVLFKGDGSEVERMKEITDGDMYQVITDATGNKHSMSGALAYLAPTGSLVYVGITTEELSFKHPVMHRPEASILASRNAMPGDFTRIIGLIEDGTINTDTWITHRTSFTDVLKDFESFTKPETGVIKAIIEVS, encoded by the coding sequence ATGCGTGCCATCCAAATCTCGGACGTCAAAACTCTCCGGTCCATCGAAATAGACGAGCCCAGTGCTCCCGGCGCTGGCCAGGCGCTAGTGCGAACGCACCGCATGGGCGTGTGCGGAACCGACGTCAGTTGTTACCTCGGCAAGTTCCCGTTCTTTGATTTCCCGCGGATTCCAGGACACGAACTCGGTGTCGAAGTGATTGCCGTGGGCGATGGCGTAACGAATGTGAAAGCCGGCGATAAGTGCAGCGTCGAACCCTACATGAACTGCGGGACGTGTTATGCGTGTCGACGAGGCGCCATCAACTGCTGCCAGAACCTTAAGGTGATCGGTGTGATGACCGATGGTGGTTTGTGCGAGTCGTTTCTGGTCCGTGCAGACAAATTGCATACCTCGACGAAGCTTAACTACGACCAACTCGCTCTCGTCGAGACATTGGCGATCGGATGCCACGCCAACGACCGAGGCAACCCAACCACGGGTGACCACGCGATGATCATCGGAACCGGGCCGATCGGTTTGGCGACATTAGAATTTGCACGTTTGACCGGTGCGTCCATCAGCGTCATGGACATGAATCCCGATCGTTTAGCATTCGTCGAAAAGAACTATGGCATCACCAACACGGTGTTGTTCAAGGGCGACGGCAGCGAAGTCGAGCGGATGAAAGAAATTACCGACGGCGACATGTACCAAGTCATTACAGACGCGACCGGCAACAAACATTCGATGTCGGGAGCCCTCGCCTATCTCGCGCCAACCGGATCACTGGTTTATGTCGGGATCACGACCGAAGAATTGTCGTTCAAGCATCCAGTGATGCACCGTCCAGAAGCTTCGATCTTGGCGTCGCGCAATGCCATGCCGGGTGACTTCACTCGCATCATTGGGCTGATCGAAGACGGCACGATCAACACGGATACCTGGATCACGCATCGCACGAGCTTCACGGATGTGTTGAAGGACTTCGAATCCTTTACCAAACCAGAAACCGGCGTCATCAAGGCCATCATCGAAGTCAGCTAA
- a CDS encoding amidohydrolase family protein, which produces MLIDSHHHLWKYSVEEYGWIGPGMEVLQKDFLAAELREVSAANGVTGFVSVQARQVIEETTALIEIAANEPLIKGVVGWVPLAEANVGEVLDRFADSKSKILKGVRHVIQGEPVEAQLLNKDFNRGVAQLADRGLVYDVLIFANQLPATIEFVRHHAGIPMVLDHIGKPTIKSGKLDTEWEQGFRELAKEQHLMCKFSGVATEVKDATWSIETIKPYFAIALDAFGIDRLMFGSDWPVCLLKTGYDRWLATVRELAADLSADEQQKLFAGNATRAYNLA; this is translated from the coding sequence ATGCTGATTGATTCCCATCACCACCTATGGAAGTACTCCGTCGAAGAATACGGCTGGATTGGCCCGGGCATGGAAGTGCTGCAAAAAGATTTTTTGGCAGCAGAGCTCCGCGAGGTATCAGCCGCCAATGGCGTGACCGGATTTGTTTCGGTTCAAGCTCGCCAAGTCATCGAAGAAACGACCGCACTGATTGAAATCGCAGCCAACGAGCCGTTGATTAAAGGTGTTGTCGGATGGGTTCCGCTTGCCGAAGCAAACGTTGGCGAGGTGCTGGACCGTTTCGCGGATTCGAAGTCGAAGATTCTTAAAGGGGTGCGTCATGTGATCCAAGGCGAACCTGTTGAAGCCCAGTTGCTGAACAAGGACTTCAATCGCGGTGTTGCCCAGTTGGCAGACCGAGGTTTGGTGTACGACGTCTTGATCTTTGCCAACCAACTTCCCGCCACGATCGAGTTTGTTCGCCATCACGCAGGCATTCCCATGGTCCTTGACCATATCGGCAAGCCAACCATTAAGAGCGGCAAGCTCGATACCGAGTGGGAACAAGGCTTTCGCGAGCTCGCCAAGGAACAGCACCTGATGTGCAAGTTCTCGGGTGTGGCAACGGAAGTCAAAGATGCAACCTGGTCGATCGAAACCATCAAACCTTACTTCGCCATCGCGCTTGATGCTTTTGGCATCGATCGCCTCATGTTTGGCAGCGATTGGCCGGTGTGTTTGTTGAAGACCGGCTACGACCGTTGGCTCGCGACCGTCCGCGAGCTTGCGGCGGATCTTTCCGCCGACGAACAACAGAAACTGTTCGCTGGCAACGCCACTCGGGCTTACAACTTAGCTTAA
- the lexA gene encoding transcriptional repressor LexA: MSSQLTDRQQNVYDMIRGLIVKRGYGPTVREIGEHFGIKSPNGVMCHLRALERKGLITRSPNKSRAIELTHAADRNGHSLPMAGVVAAGPTTLALEQNELMDFSEMLFKDDRFILQVSGDSMIDAHITDGDYVVIQKQDHAEVGQMVVAQTDEGEATLKFWYPEGEYIRLQPANSTMEPIFVRNAHVIGVAVGVVRSGI, encoded by the coding sequence ATGTCCAGCCAACTGACCGACCGACAGCAAAACGTGTACGACATGATTAGGGGCTTGATCGTCAAGCGCGGTTATGGACCTACCGTTCGAGAGATCGGAGAGCACTTCGGCATTAAAAGTCCTAATGGTGTGATGTGTCACTTGCGAGCATTAGAGCGCAAGGGACTGATTACCCGCAGTCCTAACAAGTCACGCGCGATTGAGTTGACGCACGCTGCGGACCGCAACGGACATTCGTTGCCAATGGCAGGTGTCGTCGCTGCCGGCCCAACCACGTTGGCGCTTGAACAAAATGAACTGATGGATTTCAGTGAAATGTTGTTCAAGGATGACCGGTTTATCTTGCAAGTCTCTGGCGATTCGATGATCGATGCGCACATCACCGACGGTGATTATGTCGTGATTCAAAAGCAAGATCACGCCGAGGTTGGCCAAATGGTGGTCGCCCAGACGGACGAGGGTGAAGCGACGTTGAAGTTTTGGTACCCCGAAGGTGAATACATTCGCCTGCAACCGGCTAATTCGACGATGGAACCGATCTTCGTTCGCAACGCTCACGTGATCGGCGTTGCCGTTGGAGTCGTCCGCTCAGGAATCTGA